Proteins from a genomic interval of Candidatus Methanoperedens sp.:
- a CDS encoding formate--phosphoribosylaminoimidazolecarboxamide ligase, whose protein sequence is MITKQEILDILEGYDKDDLAIATVCSHSSLQIFDGARKEGFKTIGICMGAPPKFYDAFPKAKPDEFFIVKDYKEILSKTEELGAKNAIIIPHGSFVEYLGATNFQELHLPTYGNRRVLEWESDREMSRNWLESAGIKMPRQIKNPEDIDSPMMVKYYGAKGGMGFFVVKNYSDFKKRINISEKYTIQEFVLGTRYYMHYFYSPIKQEGYALSKGTLELLGIDRRVESNADEIFRIGSPTELAEAGIYPTFVVTGNIPLIVRESLLPRIFDMGEKVVEKSLELFGGMIGPFCLEAVVTDSLELKVFEISARIVAGTNLFINGSPYSDLVEEKLSMGRRIAREIKIARDTDMLSEVIS, encoded by the coding sequence ATGATTACTAAACAGGAGATTCTTGATATTTTGGAAGGTTACGATAAGGATGATCTGGCTATCGCCACTGTCTGTTCGCACAGCAGCCTCCAGATATTCGATGGCGCAAGAAAAGAAGGTTTCAAGACTATCGGCATATGCATGGGCGCGCCTCCCAAGTTCTATGATGCTTTTCCAAAGGCAAAGCCCGATGAATTTTTCATCGTCAAAGATTATAAGGAAATCCTTTCAAAGACAGAAGAACTTGGAGCAAAGAACGCCATAATTATCCCTCACGGCTCTTTTGTGGAATACCTGGGTGCCACCAATTTCCAGGAACTGCACCTACCCACCTACGGAAACCGCCGGGTGCTTGAATGGGAATCAGATAGGGAAATGAGCCGGAATTGGCTTGAATCCGCAGGAATAAAAATGCCAAGGCAGATAAAAAACCCGGAGGATATCGACTCGCCCATGATGGTAAAGTACTACGGGGCAAAAGGCGGGATGGGTTTCTTTGTTGTAAAGAATTATTCCGATTTCAAAAAAAGGATCAACATTTCTGAAAAATATACCATTCAGGAATTCGTTCTCGGAACGCGTTATTACATGCATTATTTTTACTCGCCTATCAAACAGGAAGGATATGCTTTGAGCAAGGGTACGCTTGAACTGCTGGGGATCGACAGGCGCGTGGAATCGAACGCAGATGAGATATTCAGGATCGGTTCACCCACGGAACTTGCCGAAGCCGGGATATATCCCACGTTCGTGGTCACGGGGAACATTCCTCTCATAGTGAGGGAATCGCTCCTTCCCAGGATATTTGATATGGGTGAAAAAGTAGTGGAAAAATCACTTGAGTTGTTCGGGGGCATGATCGGACCGTTCTGTCTTGAGGCCGTGGTGACGGACTCGCTCGAGTTGAAAGTATTTGAGATCTCAGCACGCATCGTTGCCGGAACGAATCTTTTCATTAACGGTTCTCCGTATTCGGATCTTGTGGAGGAAAAACTCTCCATGGGAAGACGTATAGCGCGGGAGATCAAGATCGCCCGGGACACGGATATGCTTTCGGAGGTGATCTCATGA
- a CDS encoding NAD(P)/FAD-dependent oxidoreductase: protein MTRKTEYDVVIVGAGPAGMFAADELAGKLDVLIIDQGRDIKERECKMKRRGICTHCDPCDIMCGVGGAGTYSDGTLNLRPDIGGDLAEQTGDTEYAWQLVDHVDKVFVRYGAPEQLYIPKGNEVEQLKRRAAAVGARFIEIIQRHMGSDNAPKVIGNFEKDLEERGIEFLLNTKVADLIIENGTCNGVVLNDGIEIRSRFTLIAPGRVGASWVDEIVNRHKIGAKYAPIDVGVRVEVPAIVMDPITKINRDPKFHIQTKTYDDFVRTFCTNEHGFVVKEEYEGFIATNGHSMRNMESENTNFAFIVRVELTEPMENTVRYGRSIAKLATTIGGGKPVLQRMGDLRRGRRSTEKRLKKNVVINTLKDVTPGDISMALPHRIVTDIREGLEVLNEIIPGVASDSTLLYAPEVKFYSMQVLVDRNMESNVKNLFAAGDGAGLSRDIVNASATGVIAGRGILKKVG from the coding sequence ATGACCCGGAAAACGGAATACGACGTTGTGATCGTGGGTGCAGGGCCGGCTGGCATGTTCGCGGCAGATGAGCTTGCGGGAAAGTTGGACGTGCTTATCATAGACCAGGGACGCGATATCAAAGAGCGGGAATGCAAGATGAAGCGCAGGGGCATCTGCACCCACTGCGACCCGTGCGATATAATGTGCGGCGTGGGAGGTGCGGGGACGTACTCCGATGGAACATTGAATTTGCGCCCCGATATCGGAGGGGACCTTGCAGAGCAGACAGGTGACACCGAATATGCATGGCAGCTTGTGGACCATGTGGATAAGGTGTTCGTGAGATACGGAGCGCCCGAACAATTGTATATTCCGAAAGGAAACGAGGTGGAGCAGTTGAAACGCCGTGCCGCTGCCGTGGGAGCGAGATTCATTGAGATCATCCAGAGACATATGGGTTCAGATAACGCCCCGAAGGTGATAGGCAACTTCGAGAAAGACCTGGAAGAGAGAGGGATTGAATTCCTCCTCAATACAAAGGTGGCAGATCTCATCATAGAGAATGGAACATGCAATGGTGTTGTTTTGAATGACGGAATAGAGATACGCTCCCGCTTTACCCTGATAGCGCCGGGAAGGGTTGGCGCCTCGTGGGTGGACGAGATCGTGAATAGGCACAAAATTGGGGCGAAATATGCACCCATTGACGTCGGTGTGCGGGTGGAAGTACCCGCAATAGTTATGGACCCCATAACCAAAATAAACCGCGACCCTAAGTTCCACATCCAGACCAAGACCTACGATGATTTTGTCAGGACGTTCTGCACAAATGAGCACGGCTTCGTTGTCAAGGAAGAGTACGAAGGGTTCATAGCCACGAACGGCCACTCCATGAGGAATATGGAATCCGAGAACACAAATTTTGCTTTTATCGTGAGAGTTGAGCTCACTGAGCCCATGGAGAATACCGTGCGCTACGGGCGCAGCATTGCCAAACTTGCCACAACCATCGGCGGAGGGAAACCCGTACTGCAGAGGATGGGTGACCTGCGCAGGGGTCGGCGCAGTACCGAAAAGAGGCTCAAGAAGAATGTGGTAATAAATACCCTGAAGGATGTTACGCCAGGGGATATCTCAATGGCTCTGCCTCACCGTATCGTCACTGATATAAGAGAAGGTCTTGAGGTATTGAACGAGATCATACCCGGTGTGGCATCGGATTCAACGCTCCTGTACGCGCCCGAGGTCAAGTTCTATTCCATGCAGGTGCTGGTTGACAGGAACATGGAAAGCAATGTCAAGAACCTGTTCGCGGCGGGGGACGGCGCGGGGCTTTCGAGGGATATTGTGAATGCTTCGGCCACGGGAGTGATCGCAGGGCGGGGAATATTGAAGAAGGTGGGGTGA
- a CDS encoding nucleotidyltransferase domain-containing protein, with protein MLSRKVSEKIVSELIDVFQKDLCSVILFGSYAKGTAQTYSDIDILIILNRKFGNWMERRDLEIGLRKRLYRTIGQVSPKTGSIKELEAALDALNPLILNILDSGIILYDNGAFAKLKEHFEQKVSTDVLRHADYWEVVA; from the coding sequence ATGCTTTCACGCAAAGTTTCAGAAAAAATTGTATCGGAACTGATAGATGTATTTCAGAAGGATCTTTGCAGTGTGATTTTATTCGGTTCCTATGCAAAAGGGACTGCCCAGACATATTCTGATATTGATATCCTTATTATCCTGAACAGGAAATTCGGAAATTGGATGGAGCGGCGAGATCTTGAAATAGGACTCAGAAAAAGGCTATATCGAACAATAGGTCAGGTCTCTCCAAAGACCGGGTCTATCAAAGAATTGGAGGCTGCATTGGATGCTCTAAATCCACTGATACTTAATATCCTGGATTCTGGTATTATTTTATACGATAATGGCGCATTCGCTAAACTAAAGGAACATTTTGAGCAAAAAGTATCTACGGACGTTCTGAGGCACGCTGATTACTGGGAAGTGGTTGCTTGA
- a CDS encoding HEPN domain-containing protein, whose amino-acid sequence MTRNLDIAEAYFVEAKNDYDTVSILIKSKKFSIAVYHAQQAVEKLLKSCLAAEGKIGIFKHEIFSFFLNEFKDKIDNLKMAKLEDAVIPLEENWALSRYPDWSNKPIWIPSQQFTVDNAQMSEKRMQTVFEILLPFLKKKYKIQV is encoded by the coding sequence TTGACGCGGAACCTGGATATTGCTGAAGCATATTTTGTAGAAGCTAAAAATGATTATGATACTGTATCGATACTTATTAAAAGTAAAAAATTCAGCATCGCAGTATATCATGCACAACAAGCAGTTGAAAAATTGCTAAAATCATGCCTTGCAGCAGAAGGTAAAATCGGCATATTTAAACATGAAATTTTCTCGTTTTTCCTGAATGAGTTTAAGGATAAAATAGACAACTTGAAAATGGCAAAACTCGAAGATGCTGTCATTCCACTTGAAGAAAATTGGGCGCTCTCGAGATATCCAGACTGGAGCAATAAGCCAATTTGGATTCCATCCCAACAATTCACTGTTGATAACGCACAAATGAGTGAAAAGAGGATGCAAACAGTTTTTGAGATATTATTGCCTTTTCTGAAGAAAAAATATAAAATTCAGGTATAA
- a CDS encoding triphosphoribosyl-dephospho-CoA synthase: MGPTYIARCVQLAMLLEVSATPKPGNIDRDHNYTDTRFEHFLASAVGVYPVMEKAAGSKSGVGALIREAVAESSKWQKGGNTHFGAFILLIPLVMAAGKCEDKKCLRERVEKIVRETTVEDAIEFYRAFSLARVKVKPVEQLGLGDESSVDKIKAQGLTLYDLMEISCSYDMIAAEWVNGFQKTFECAASIRDKLNKCGINDAVVLTFMELLSSSKDTFIQTKFDIKKAEEVSLRAKKILKRGNGMDKIMDEIHSFDDDLLKERINPGSTADLIIAGLFVSLFEGMRF, encoded by the coding sequence ATGGGACCTACTTACATCGCCCGATGCGTGCAGCTCGCCATGCTTCTCGAGGTCTCAGCCACGCCCAAGCCAGGAAACATCGACAGGGACCATAACTACACAGATACCCGTTTTGAGCATTTCCTGGCAAGCGCCGTAGGTGTGTATCCTGTGATGGAGAAAGCAGCAGGCTCGAAATCCGGCGTAGGAGCGCTCATCCGCGAAGCTGTTGCGGAGAGCAGCAAATGGCAGAAGGGAGGCAATACTCATTTTGGGGCATTCATTCTTCTCATCCCGCTAGTCATGGCTGCGGGTAAGTGTGAGGATAAGAAGTGCCTGAGGGAGCGGGTTGAGAAGATAGTGAGAGAAACAACCGTGGAAGACGCCATCGAATTTTATCGCGCCTTCTCCCTGGCCCGGGTAAAAGTCAAACCAGTGGAACAGCTTGGCCTTGGTGATGAATCATCTGTCGACAAAATAAAAGCGCAGGGATTGACACTTTATGACCTGATGGAGATCTCCTGCAGTTATGATATGATAGCGGCTGAATGGGTGAATGGTTTCCAGAAAACCTTCGAATGCGCAGCATCGATCCGTGACAAGCTCAATAAGTGCGGTATCAATGATGCTGTGGTTCTTACGTTCATGGAGCTCTTATCCAGCAGCAAGGATACATTCATCCAGACGAAATTCGACATTAAAAAAGCTGAAGAGGTTTCCTTGAGGGCAAAAAAGATACTGAAGAGGGGGAACGGCATGGATAAGATAATGGATGAAATACATTCCTTTGACGATGACCTATTAAAGGAAAGAATCAATCCCGGCTCGACCGCGGATTTAATCATTGCAGGGCTTTTTGTTTCTCTATTTGAGGGGATGAGATTCTGA
- a CDS encoding DUF447 family protein: MFTTISPDGMPNAAPMGLHRENSRLFARIYESKTLENILGRPMAAANIADDPTIFVQASLSDIEPERFEFFEGFPVLKEAMGWLVFDCRCKKGEKISVVELSPINGKINTRKIHPVNRGLNAVIEASIHATRYVILKERKYLDRIGYYNTIVQKCGGAREKEAMRLLYSLIENEERK; the protein is encoded by the coding sequence ATTTTCACGACTATATCTCCCGATGGGATGCCAAATGCCGCGCCAATGGGTTTACACAGAGAGAACAGCAGGCTTTTTGCCCGGATCTATGAATCAAAGACGCTTGAGAATATATTGGGCAGGCCCATGGCAGCAGCAAATATCGCGGACGACCCGACCATATTCGTGCAGGCCTCGCTTTCCGATATCGAGCCAGAAAGATTCGAATTTTTTGAAGGTTTCCCTGTTCTGAAAGAGGCAATGGGATGGCTTGTTTTTGATTGCAGATGTAAAAAGGGTGAGAAAATCTCAGTGGTGGAATTATCTCCAATTAATGGAAAAATAAATACCCGAAAGATTCATCCGGTGAACCGCGGTTTAAATGCAGTCATAGAGGCATCGATCCACGCTACGCGATATGTGATCCTGAAAGAAAGGAAATACCTTGATCGCATTGGGTATTACAATACAATAGTCCAGAAATGCGGCGGAGCGCGCGAGAAGGAAGCTATGCGATTGCTTTATTCTCTGATTGAAAATGAGGAGCGAAAGTAA
- a CDS encoding plastocyanin/azurin family copper-binding protein, whose amino-acid sequence MLRNKVNRGYALRIALGMLAFMLLSGSAAVQGKTWYVLAGGETPDMAIQGMGFYPGNITINEGDTINWTLGGHNLHTVSFLSGGPTPIPGSPASLSPAGGSTYDGTGIVSSGLIFPGMSYSLTFTTAGNYSYQCLIHSGMAGAVMVQNAGSPYPFTQGQYNAKGRKELKEDLETGKMLVENLGLTSNPGPNGTTVWQASIDIPLPVDAKHKASYMRFTPRVLKIHTDDQVVWTQLDPMEIHTVTFLAAGQKPLEFVIPIAGGFMINPDAAAPSGGSSYNGTGNASSGVLPPGQNYTLKFTKPGTYSYLCLIHDEMKMVGKVLVMPPGGSIEGFTINDTNGNGKQDAGEAGLPGWKIKLKGIGAGTRDIEKENTTDAMGFYRFDELPAGKYLVEEVHKKGFVPTSPPVKSVTLAQGENSMNNNFTNKPKHTEKYDEEDADQSR is encoded by the coding sequence ATGTTAAGAAATAAAGTCAATAGAGGGTATGCCCTCAGAATAGCGCTTGGAATGCTGGCATTCATGCTGCTATCCGGAAGCGCCGCAGTGCAGGGGAAGACATGGTATGTCCTGGCAGGCGGGGAAACACCAGACATGGCGATCCAGGGTATGGGATTCTATCCCGGCAACATCACCATAAATGAAGGTGATACTATTAACTGGACGCTGGGGGGACATAATCTTCATACCGTCAGCTTCCTTAGCGGTGGTCCAACCCCTATACCGGGTAGCCCGGCTTCATTATCGCCAGCTGGCGGCTCCACATACGACGGCACGGGCATCGTTAGCTCCGGCCTGATATTTCCCGGGATGAGCTACTCGCTGACTTTCACAACAGCCGGGAATTATTCATATCAATGCCTAATCCATTCCGGCATGGCAGGTGCGGTCATGGTGCAGAATGCTGGCAGCCCTTACCCGTTCACACAGGGTCAGTATAATGCAAAGGGCAGGAAGGAACTGAAAGAAGACCTGGAAACGGGGAAGATGTTGGTGGAAAATTTGGGATTGACCTCAAATCCCGGGCCAAACGGCACAACCGTGTGGCAGGCATCTATTGATATACCATTGCCGGTAGATGCAAAACACAAAGCATCATACATGCGTTTTACACCCAGGGTGTTGAAGATACATACCGATGATCAGGTGGTCTGGACTCAACTGGATCCTATGGAGATACATACGGTGACCTTCCTGGCTGCAGGCCAAAAGCCACTAGAATTCGTAATACCGATAGCTGGTGGATTCATGATAAATCCTGATGCTGCCGCTCCGTCAGGCGGAAGCAGCTACAATGGCACCGGGAACGCCAGCTCGGGTGTACTTCCACCAGGGCAGAATTACACCCTGAAGTTCACAAAGCCAGGCACTTACAGTTATCTATGCCTGATTCACGATGAAATGAAGATGGTAGGCAAGGTGCTGGTAATGCCGCCCGGAGGCAGTATCGAAGGGTTTACGATCAACGATACTAACGGGAATGGAAAGCAGGATGCGGGCGAGGCGGGTCTGCCGGGGTGGAAGATCAAGCTGAAAGGCATTGGGGCAGGAACCAGGGATATCGAGAAAGAAAATACCACTGATGCCATGGGATTCTACAGGTTCGATGAACTTCCGGCAGGTAAATATCTTGTGGAGGAAGTACACAAGAAAGGCTTTGTCCCTACGAGTCCTCCCGTGAAGAGCGTAACGCTGGCACAGGGTGAGAATTCAATGAACAATAATTTCACGAACAAGCCCAAACATACTGAAAAATATGACGAAGAGGACGCCGACCAATCCAGATAA
- a CDS encoding formylmethanofuran dehydrogenase, translating to MGIDVGKFLKSPEFDIKITTYRDIFQVEALERDRFGEEYRKLSACIILSKNDMQRMGFKPGDRVKVSSSSGSIVVEVKETKRDEPGGLAFMVNSPWSNALVSEDTGGKGMPEFKDIIAKVSLAKEEVTHLDRLINF from the coding sequence ATGGGAATCGATGTGGGGAAGTTCTTGAAGTCTCCGGAATTCGATATCAAGATCACTACTTACAGGGATATTTTCCAGGTGGAAGCGCTTGAGAGGGACAGGTTCGGTGAGGAGTACAGGAAACTCTCAGCCTGCATAATCCTTAGCAAGAATGATATGCAACGTATGGGATTCAAGCCGGGGGACAGGGTGAAGGTATCCAGCAGCAGCGGTAGTATCGTGGTCGAGGTAAAGGAAACCAAAAGAGATGAACCTGGAGGACTTGCGTTCATGGTAAACAGCCCATGGTCCAATGCGCTTGTGTCAGAAGATACCGGCGGGAAGGGGATGCCGGAGTTCAAGGATATTATTGCAAAGGTATCGCTGGCGAAGGAAGAGGTAACGCATCTGGATAGGTTGATAAATTTCTGA
- a CDS encoding formylmethanofuran dehydrogenase subunit B, with the protein MVTCPGCALLCDDIEVIVENNRIKETHNTCRRGSARMKGCMNRLAPSIDQKPADIDASIKKAVGLLRDARSPMLFGWSNSTCEAQMKGIQLAKKMGAMLDDTSSFCQGILIEKVLQKKFRTCSLEDVRDKADVLVYWGSDAQDSEPRHLSRFSYFPRGQMRQRGYEEDRLAVAIDVRESNTAKICKGHFYRIPPKGDREFILALMDALSGKVPSYEPKKMLELASIFKKAEFGVIFVGIGLTYSIKNDFDILVTLADRLPNFNIMPMVGHYNMRGFNEALFRETGFVNRVKFDGVANQSNKYSIVEALRAKSIDALLVVGSDPLSSLPRSLLSHLASIPVICIDPCVTMTSKIAAVTIPCAASGIEAAGTAVRMDGKVNELSKILESDHPSDEQILARLMEAL; encoded by the coding sequence ATGGTGACATGCCCGGGATGCGCACTGTTATGCGATGATATTGAGGTCATCGTAGAGAACAACAGGATAAAAGAGACGCACAATACCTGCAGGCGCGGCTCCGCGAGGATGAAAGGCTGCATGAACAGGCTTGCGCCGTCCATCGATCAAAAGCCCGCCGATATCGATGCTTCAATAAAAAAAGCTGTGGGGCTCCTGCGCGATGCCAGGTCGCCCATGCTTTTCGGATGGAGCAACTCTACATGCGAAGCACAGATGAAAGGCATCCAGCTTGCGAAAAAAATGGGTGCAATGCTGGACGACACATCATCATTCTGCCAGGGCATCCTGATTGAAAAGGTTCTCCAGAAAAAGTTCAGGACATGCTCGCTTGAAGATGTGAGGGATAAAGCGGATGTTCTGGTGTACTGGGGTTCAGACGCACAGGATTCAGAGCCGCGGCATCTATCGAGATTTTCATATTTTCCACGCGGCCAGATGCGCCAGCGAGGGTACGAGGAGGACAGGCTTGCGGTAGCGATCGATGTGCGCGAGTCCAATACTGCAAAGATATGCAAGGGGCATTTTTACAGGATACCTCCAAAGGGCGACAGGGAGTTCATTCTTGCGTTGATGGATGCGCTTTCCGGGAAGGTGCCGTCATACGAGCCAAAGAAAATGCTTGAACTTGCAAGTATATTTAAAAAAGCGGAGTTCGGTGTGATATTCGTTGGGATCGGGCTTACCTATTCCATAAAAAATGACTTTGATATTTTGGTTACCCTGGCAGACAGGCTTCCAAATTTCAATATCATGCCCATGGTAGGGCATTACAACATGCGCGGCTTCAACGAAGCGCTGTTCAGGGAGACAGGATTTGTGAACAGGGTTAAGTTCGATGGAGTGGCGAACCAAAGCAACAAATATTCTATTGTAGAGGCGCTGCGCGCAAAAAGCATCGATGCACTTCTTGTGGTGGGTTCTGACCCGCTCTCGAGCCTTCCGCGTTCCCTGTTATCTCATCTTGCATCCATACCCGTGATATGCATCGACCCGTGCGTCACAATGACATCAAAAATAGCAGCAGTGACCATCCCGTGCGCGGCGTCGGGAATCGAGGCCGCAGGTACTGCGGTAAGGATGGATGGAAAAGTGAATGAGCTTTCGAAGATCCTTGAAAGCGATCATCCAAGCGATGAGCAGATCCTGGCAAGACTTATGGAGGCGCTCTGA
- a CDS encoding 4Fe-4S binding protein — protein sequence MPSVMELYQLLPRTNCKICGESTCMAFSVALLSRKRKIMECTPILSEDFKKQRERLEALLLPSAGAEETGMIVHPELCTGCGNCVVACPVDVANDPKGAAVGHAPTNDKVIFRVIDGKVVASNIKECRRFGKNRVLCYACIDPCPVGAIEFV from the coding sequence ATGCCCTCAGTAATGGAGCTTTACCAGCTCTTGCCAAGAACGAACTGTAAGATATGCGGTGAATCTACATGTATGGCTTTTTCTGTTGCATTACTGTCAAGAAAAAGGAAAATAATGGAATGCACCCCCATACTTTCTGAGGATTTCAAAAAACAGAGAGAACGGCTCGAGGCACTTCTTTTACCTTCCGCGGGGGCAGAGGAAACCGGTATGATAGTGCATCCCGAACTCTGCACGGGCTGCGGCAATTGCGTGGTCGCGTGCCCCGTGGATGTAGCGAACGACCCGAAAGGCGCAGCAGTAGGGCACGCCCCGACCAACGATAAGGTGATATTCAGGGTGATTGATGGCAAGGTGGTCGCCTCCAATATCAAGGAATGCCGTCGCTTCGGGAAGAACAGGGTGCTCTGCTACGCCTGCATAGACCCATGTCCCGTTGGCGCCATAGAGTTCGTTTAG
- the htpX gene encoding zinc metalloprotease HtpX — translation MRKWYSDYGLAARMMLTMFLLAAVYLIFLVILATFGGVDTTGLIFIAAIFMLIQFFFSDKLVLWSMGARIVTEQEEPRLHETISRLCAIADLPKPKIAIVESSVPNAFATGRGKNSAVVAVTTSLKQKLSQPELEAVLAHELSHVKNRDMLVITIASFLSTVAFFLVRYMLFFGMGGGNRDRDRGAGAAIIIWIVSLLVWIISFLLIRALSRYREFAADRGSAIITGQPSHLASALMAISGVMERVPEKDLREVEGMNAFFIIPAISGDSVMNLFSTHPTVEARIRALEEMERKMEF, via the coding sequence ATGAGAAAATGGTACAGTGATTACGGACTTGCAGCCCGCATGATGCTGACAATGTTCCTGCTTGCGGCGGTATATCTGATCTTTCTTGTTATTTTAGCGACCTTCGGCGGGGTCGATACAACAGGTTTGATTTTTATCGCAGCGATCTTCATGCTAATACAGTTTTTCTTTTCCGATAAGCTCGTGCTCTGGAGCATGGGTGCGCGTATCGTCACCGAGCAGGAGGAACCGCGCCTTCATGAAACAATATCGAGGCTCTGCGCCATCGCAGACCTGCCCAAGCCAAAGATCGCTATCGTTGAAAGCAGTGTTCCCAATGCATTCGCTACAGGAAGGGGCAAGAACAGCGCGGTTGTAGCCGTCACCACGTCTTTGAAGCAGAAATTAAGCCAGCCAGAGCTTGAAGCCGTGCTTGCCCACGAGCTGAGCCATGTTAAGAACCGTGACATGCTTGTCATCACCATCGCAAGCTTCCTTTCCACGGTCGCATTCTTCCTTGTGCGGTACATGCTGTTTTTCGGAATGGGGGGCGGCAATCGTGACCGTGACAGGGGCGCCGGCGCCGCTATAATTATATGGATCGTCTCATTACTGGTATGGATAATAAGTTTCCTTCTCATCCGCGCCCTTTCAAGGTACCGCGAGTTCGCCGCAGACAGGGGTTCCGCAATAATTACGGGTCAGCCTTCGCATCTTGCATCAGCCCTCATGGCTATCAGCGGTGTAATGGAACGCGTACCGGAGAAGGACCTGCGGGAAGTGGAGGGCATGAACGCTTTCTTCATCATCCCTGCGATATCAGGTGATTCGGTCATGAATCTTTTCTCGACCCACCCCACGGTTGAGGCGCGCATAAGGGCACTTGAGGAAATGGAGCGCAAGATGGAGTTTTAG
- a CDS encoding ribonuclease HI family protein → MGCILFFDGACRGNPGPMAIGAVLLENGKKVKELSKKLGKGTNNIAEWRALIEGLKLASSHGCMELEVRGDSQLIIKQVTGQYMVKSKNLMPLFNEAKKLCGNFEKLDFRWVKREENAYTDELSNMALDSAIV, encoded by the coding sequence ATGGGCTGCATATTGTTCTTTGATGGTGCATGCAGGGGCAACCCCGGCCCTATGGCCATAGGTGCTGTTTTACTGGAAAACGGGAAGAAAGTAAAAGAACTCTCAAAAAAGCTGGGTAAAGGAACTAACAATATCGCGGAGTGGCGCGCGCTGATCGAAGGGCTGAAACTGGCAAGCAGCCATGGGTGCATGGAACTTGAGGTGCGTGGGGACAGCCAGCTGATCATCAAGCAGGTCACCGGGCAATACATGGTCAAAAGCAAAAATCTCATGCCCTTATTTAATGAAGCGAAAAAATTGTGCGGGAATTTTGAAAAATTAGATTTCAGATGGGTAAAGAGGGAGGAGAACGCGTATACGGATGAGCTATCAAATATGGCTCTGGATTCCGCGATCGTTTGA